Proteins found in one Candidatus Desulfofervidus auxilii genomic segment:
- the fdnG gene encoding formate dehydrogenase-N subunit alpha — translation MELNRREFIKLSGAAIASIALGNLGFNLREAYSHSQVLKIRMAKETTTICPYCAVGCGIICHTDLVTKKVINTEGDPDHPINEGALCAKGAALFQLINNPNRITKPLYRAPYSDKWQEVTWEWALEKIARCVKETRDRFFIIKNEKGQIVNRIEAIAHVGSAALDNEECWLIQAMMRALGLVYIEHQARIUHSATVAALAESFGRGAMTNHWIDIKNADVILIMGSNPAENHPISFKWIMEAKKNGAIVIHVDPRFTRTSSKADFWTYLRPGTDIAFLGGMINFIIENEKYFKEYIKEYTNACFIVNEKYDFNDGLFAGYDPKTKTYDKSYWAFEKDYRGVPKRDRSLRHPRCVFQLLKKHFSRYTLDKVSSITGTPKEDLKKVYEIYASTGKRDKAGTIMYAMGLTQHTTGVQTVRAIAIIQLLLGNIGIAGGGVNALRGESNVQGSTDHSILYHIWPGYLKAARASLQTLEAYNKKFTPKSNDPMSANWWQNYPKYSISLLKAIFGEKANKDNDFGYNWLPKLDDNKDYSWLTLFNEMYKGKIKGFFAWGQNPACSGANANKNRKALANLDWLVNVNIFENETGSFWKGPGMNPKDIKTEVFFLPCAVSAEKEGSVTNSGRLMQWRYRAVEPPCGVKTDGEIIVELMKKIRELYNKEGGVFPEPILNLNWPNKYDPHWVAKLINGYFTKDITIKGKKFRNGELIPDFTYLQADGSTCSGNWLYCGSYTEKGNMAARRDRTQTEMQKRIGLFPNWAWCWPVNRRILYNRASVDKKGQPWNPVKAVIKWTGEKWIGDVPDGEWPPLSYGKKSRYPFIMKIEGHAHIFGIDLIDGPFPEYYEPLECPIEKNIMSSQRINPTIKLYQTNLDKFCTCNLKYPFVATTYRITEHWQTGVLTRWQPWLLETHPQQFVEISEELAKLRGIKNGDKVIVESVRGKIEAVAIVTKRLRPFKIADRIIHVVGLPWCFGWLVPKDAGDSSNILTPSVGDPNTLIPETKAFMVDVRKV, via the coding sequence ATGGAATTGAATCGAAGAGAATTTATTAAACTTTCAGGGGCAGCAATAGCTAGTATAGCTTTAGGTAATCTTGGTTTTAATTTAAGAGAAGCCTATAGTCATTCACAGGTATTAAAAATTAGAATGGCTAAAGAGACAACTACAATTTGTCCTTATTGTGCTGTAGGATGTGGTATTATCTGCCATACAGATTTGGTTACTAAAAAGGTAATTAATACAGAAGGTGACCCAGACCATCCTATTAATGAAGGAGCACTTTGTGCAAAAGGAGCAGCTCTTTTCCAATTAATTAATAATCCCAATAGGATAACTAAACCACTTTATCGTGCTCCTTATAGTGATAAATGGCAAGAAGTGACCTGGGAATGGGCATTAGAAAAGATTGCTAGGTGTGTGAAAGAAACAAGAGATAGATTTTTTATTATAAAAAATGAAAAAGGACAAATAGTAAATCGAATTGAAGCTATTGCCCATGTTGGTAGTGCTGCATTAGATAATGAGGAATGCTGGCTTATTCAAGCTATGATGCGTGCTTTAGGTTTAGTTTATATCGAACATCAAGCACGTATCTGACACAGTGCTACTGTAGCGGCTCTGGCAGAGTCGTTTGGACGTGGTGCAATGACAAATCATTGGATTGATATTAAAAATGCTGATGTAATTCTTATTATGGGAAGTAATCCGGCTGAAAATCACCCCATTTCTTTTAAATGGATAATGGAGGCTAAAAAGAATGGTGCAATTGTTATTCATGTAGATCCAAGATTTACTAGAACCTCTTCCAAAGCAGATTTTTGGACATATCTTCGTCCTGGCACAGATATCGCTTTTTTAGGTGGTATGATTAATTTCATTATTGAAAATGAAAAATATTTTAAAGAATATATAAAAGAATATACCAATGCCTGTTTTATTGTAAATGAGAAGTATGATTTTAATGATGGTCTATTTGCTGGCTATGACCCAAAGACTAAAACATATGATAAATCATACTGGGCTTTTGAAAAGGATTATAGAGGCGTCCCTAAAAGGGATAGAAGTTTGAGACATCCTAGATGTGTTTTTCAACTCCTCAAAAAACATTTTTCCCGTTATACTTTAGATAAAGTTTCTTCTATTACTGGTACTCCTAAAGAAGATTTAAAAAAAGTTTATGAAATTTATGCCTCTACTGGAAAGAGAGATAAGGCTGGAACAATTATGTATGCTATGGGTTTGACACAACATACTACTGGTGTTCAGACTGTTAGAGCAATAGCAATTATTCAACTACTTTTAGGCAATATTGGTATAGCAGGTGGTGGTGTTAATGCATTGCGTGGCGAATCTAATGTACAAGGTTCAACTGATCACAGCATACTTTATCATATTTGGCCTGGTTATCTTAAGGCAGCTCGTGCCTCTTTGCAAACATTAGAGGCATATAACAAAAAGTTTACTCCAAAAAGCAATGATCCAATGAGTGCCAATTGGTGGCAAAATTATCCTAAATATAGTATTAGCTTACTTAAAGCCATTTTTGGAGAAAAAGCAAATAAAGATAATGATTTTGGTTATAATTGGTTACCAAAATTAGATGATAATAAAGATTATTCTTGGTTAACTCTATTTAATGAGATGTATAAAGGTAAAATTAAAGGTTTTTTTGCTTGGGGACAAAATCCTGCCTGTAGTGGTGCTAATGCCAATAAGAATAGAAAAGCTTTAGCAAATTTAGATTGGTTAGTTAATGTTAATATATTTGAAAATGAAACAGGTTCTTTTTGGAAAGGGCCAGGGATGAATCCAAAGGATATTAAGACAGAGGTTTTCTTTTTACCTTGTGCTGTTTCAGCGGAAAAGGAAGGTAGTGTCACTAACAGTGGTCGCTTAATGCAATGGAGATATAGAGCAGTTGAACCTCCATGTGGAGTAAAAACAGATGGTGAAATTATTGTTGAGCTTATGAAAAAAATACGTGAGCTTTATAATAAAGAAGGTGGAGTATTTCCAGAGCCTATTTTAAATCTCAATTGGCCTAATAAATATGATCCACATTGGGTAGCTAAATTGATTAATGGTTATTTTACAAAAGATATTACAATAAAAGGAAAAAAATTTAGAAATGGTGAATTAATACCAGATTTTACATACCTTCAGGCAGATGGTTCTACTTGTTCAGGTAATTGGCTTTATTGTGGTAGCTATACAGAAAAAGGTAACATGGCAGCTAGAAGAGATAGAACTCAAACAGAAATGCAGAAAAGAATTGGACTTTTTCCTAATTGGGCATGGTGTTGGCCAGTTAATAGGCGCATCCTTTATAATCGTGCTTCAGTAGATAAAAAAGGGCAACCTTGGAATCCAGTCAAAGCAGTAATTAAATGGACAGGTGAAAAATGGATTGGAGATGTGCCAGATGGTGAATGGCCACCTCTTTCTTATGGTAAGAAATCCCGTTATCCATTTATTATGAAGATAGAAGGTCATGCCCATATCTTTGGCATTGATTTAATAGATGGCCCATTTCCAGAATATTATGAACCATTAGAGTGTCCCATTGAGAAAAATATTATGTCATCTCAAAGAATAAATCCTACTATTAAACTTTATCAAACCAATCTTGATAAATTCTGTACTTGTAATTTGAAATATCCTTTTGTTGCTACTACATATCGTATAACTGAGCATTGGCAAACAGGTGTTTTAACTAGATGGCAGCCTTGGCTTTTAGAGACACATCCACAACAATTTGTAGAAATAAGTGAAGAATTGGCAAAACTAAGAGGGATTAAAAATGGTGATAAAGTAATTGTTGAATCAGTAAGAGGAAAAATAGAAGCAGTTGCTATTGTAACAAAAAGATTACGTCCATTTAAAATTGCCGATAGAATTATACATGTAGTGGGATTGCCTTGGTGTTTTGGTTGGTTAGTGCCTAAAGATGCTGGTGATAGCTCAAATATATTAACACCAAGTGTTGGTGATCCAAATACACTCATTCCAGAAACAAAAGCGTTTATGGTTGATGTGAGAAAGGTATAA
- a CDS encoding formate dehydrogenase has protein sequence MGKAFFIDTSKCIACRGCQIACKEWHGLPATKTEQWGSYQNPKDLNFYTYKLVRFSEYEKNGKPVWYFFPDQCRHCIDPPCKNIADSYVKGAVVIDNETGAVIYNLELIKKVPFDEIREACPYNIPRQDKKTGMISKCDMCIDRIKAGLLPMCVKSCPTGAMNFGEREEMLDLAKKRLKELKKDYPKAQLIDIDAVRVIYLVLDEPMLYHEFAIASLKKTFYQNAKNFK, from the coding sequence ATGGGGAAGGCATTTTTTATAGACACAAGTAAATGTATAGCCTGTAGAGGCTGCCAGATTGCCTGTAAAGAGTGGCATGGATTGCCTGCTACAAAAACAGAACAATGGGGAAGCTATCAAAATCCAAAAGACTTAAACTTTTATACATATAAATTGGTGCGTTTTAGCGAGTATGAAAAAAATGGCAAACCAGTATGGTATTTTTTCCCAGACCAATGTCGGCATTGTATTGATCCACCATGTAAAAATATTGCGGATAGTTATGTAAAAGGGGCTGTTGTTATAGATAATGAAACTGGAGCAGTTATTTATAATTTAGAATTAATAAAAAAGGTGCCTTTTGATGAGATTAGAGAAGCTTGCCCTTATAATATACCTCGTCAAGACAAAAAGACAGGTATGATTTCAAAGTGTGATATGTGTATTGATCGAATAAAAGCAGGTTTATTACCAATGTGTGTAAAGAGCTGTCCTACTGGGGCAATGAATTTTGGAGAAAGAGAAGAAATGTTAGACTTAGCAAAGAAACGGTTAAAAGAATTAAAAAAGGATTATCCAAAGGCACAGCTTATTGATATAGATGCTGTTAGAGTAATTTATTTAGTATTAGATGAACCTATGCTTTATCATGAATTTGCTATAGCAAGCTTAAAAAAGACTTTTTATCAAAATGCAAAAAATTTTAAATAG
- a CDS encoding formate dehydrogenase accessory protein FdhE — protein MQKILNRLENLKKKYPIYNNFFDFYGKILITRKNFSKPKIERNLKINEEFPLLENFKIDLEHAQGLFFVLCQNLKDIKEIKSKIEKIENYYLKHPHELKKIFKDFLKKGIDNFLLKFLIFHSLKPSLEECMKIVKDKIKDINWIKGCCPICGHYPYMAILKKDGKRFVKCAFCSYEWQIERIFCPFCGQKNHEKIKYFEVEKEPGYRVYVCDECKRYLKTVDETMIENVADLELVDVATLYLDVLAREKGYKNYFS, from the coding sequence ATGCAAAAAATTTTAAATAGATTAGAAAATTTAAAAAAGAAGTATCCTATATATAACAATTTTTTTGATTTTTATGGTAAGATATTAATAACTCGTAAAAATTTTTCTAAACCTAAAATTGAAAGAAATCTGAAAATAAATGAGGAATTTCCTCTTTTAGAAAATTTTAAAATAGACCTGGAACATGCTCAAGGGCTTTTTTTTGTTCTTTGTCAAAATTTAAAAGATATTAAAGAGATTAAATCTAAAATAGAAAAAATAGAAAATTATTATTTAAAGCATCCTCATGAATTAAAAAAAATTTTTAAAGATTTTTTAAAAAAAGGAATAGATAATTTTTTGTTAAAATTTCTTATCTTTCATAGTTTAAAACCTTCTCTAGAAGAATGCATGAAAATAGTGAAAGATAAAATAAAAGATATAAACTGGATAAAAGGATGTTGTCCTATATGTGGTCATTATCCATATATGGCTATTTTAAAAAAAGATGGGAAAAGGTTTGTAAAGTGCGCTTTTTGTAGTTATGAATGGCAAATTGAGCGTATTTTTTGTCCTTTTTGTGGCCAGAAAAATCATGAAAAAATAAAATATTTTGAGGTGGAAAAAGAGCCAGGTTATAGAGTATATGTATGTGATGAATGTAAGCGATATTTAAAAACTGTGGATGAAACTATGATTGAAAATGTAGCTGACTTAGAATTGGTGGATGTGGCTACCCTTTACTTGGATGTCCTTGCGAGGGAAAAGGGGTATAAAAACTATTTTAGTTAA
- a CDS encoding HD domain-containing protein has translation MKQFGNNENIKLKKEHTYRVCKNIIQIGKDLKLDKEKLYLAQTIALFHDLGRFEQFYKYGTFRDAKSVNHALLSVKILQLNKILKGISKREKKLICKAIAYHNKRILPKNEDSECLFYSKLIRDADKLDIFYVFIKYYENAHYNPVIELELPERNDYSKKIIEDILSSRISDLSLMQTTNDMKLMQLSWLFDINFTPTYRYIKQRRYIEKLINFLPKTDDIKKIKIYLEKYLEKKINEVV, from the coding sequence GTGAAACAATTTGGCAATAATGAAAATATAAAATTAAAAAAAGAACATACTTATCGTGTATGTAAAAATATCATTCAGATAGGAAAAGATTTAAAGCTTGATAAAGAAAAACTTTATCTAGCTCAAACTATTGCACTTTTTCATGATTTAGGTCGATTTGAACAATTTTATAAATATGGCACATTCAGGGATGCCAAATCTGTAAATCATGCACTTTTAAGTGTTAAAATATTGCAATTGAATAAAATACTTAAAGGTATTTCAAAAAGAGAAAAAAAATTAATTTGTAAGGCTATTGCTTATCATAACAAACGCATTTTACCAAAAAATGAAGATTCAGAATGTTTATTTTATTCTAAATTAATAAGAGATGCAGATAAATTAGACATTTTTTATGTCTTTATTAAATATTATGAAAATGCTCATTACAACCCTGTCATTGAATTAGAATTGCCTGAAAGGAATGACTATTCAAAAAAAATTATAGAGGATATTTTAAGTTCCCGTATTTCAGATTTAAGCCTTATGCAAACCACAAATGATATGAAACTTATGCAATTAAGCTGGCTATTTGATATTAACTTTACACCTACATATCGTTATATCAAACAAAGGCGCTATATAGAAAAGCTTATTAATTTCTTACCAAAAACAGATGATATTAAAAAAATCAAAATTTATCTTGAAAAATATTTAGAGAAAAAAATCAATGAGGTGGTTTGA
- a CDS encoding YcaO-like family protein — MIKKITYKAQLTLSTGFDLLSIVPVREISIKEILEYLHIHPNDKFMHKYLLYQLVKLSENELDELIEEAKKKDDLLSLACFYEICICYNKFFNLRKKFNDIDKKILAKHTPLIYIRWSLSENLDTRCFWMDIFAKNKYMHESLPSLNNIKFPIPYDLNSLIEDKKMVHIKDVYSGTEGKSFNTGTAVRSMDPKETVNRLLKNPKIQELLLDDEIKLTCSISPYAFIRNWNFRIEISVGKNNWTLWGILGEYGKGFSEDAARASALMEIVERYSALANFSNNKSIGYKKEFKLIKARYSDLIEKGYHVLDPNKMNLEIPYENQELYWIIAEEVDEMGSHEIYIPAQFAFLISSGNFDEIDIYSQGTSTNGLASGNTIEEAKLTALLEYIERDSEKVSLFSLDRCFLLEAKDPIISNILDAWRKRGVHIYFLDLTTELGIPCYRAFFIHKRGGISRGWGAHLNGKIAINRALCELTCRYFLYGDYSTIPLTDGVQIKKYEELPNYSSGDVNKDLWMLEKLLLMNGFHPIYVNLTKEDLDIPVIRTIVPGLEMLPDLDRYSSFNKRLFKNYLRIVQK; from the coding sequence ATGATTAAGAAAATAACTTATAAAGCGCAATTAACTCTCAGTACTGGTTTTGACCTTCTTTCTATTGTACCTGTTAGAGAAATATCTATTAAAGAAATTCTTGAATATCTTCATATTCATCCTAATGATAAATTTATGCATAAATATTTATTATATCAATTAGTGAAACTCAGTGAAAATGAACTTGATGAATTAATAGAAGAAGCAAAGAAAAAAGATGATTTATTATCATTGGCATGTTTTTATGAAATTTGTATCTGTTATAATAAATTTTTTAATTTAAGAAAAAAATTTAATGATATAGATAAAAAAATCTTAGCTAAGCATACACCTTTAATCTATATAAGATGGTCTTTAAGTGAAAATCTTGATACTCGTTGTTTTTGGATGGATATATTTGCAAAAAATAAATATATGCATGAGAGTTTACCATCTTTAAATAATATAAAGTTTCCTATACCTTATGATTTAAATAGTCTTATTGAAGATAAAAAAATGGTTCATATTAAGGATGTATATTCAGGAACAGAAGGAAAATCATTTAATACAGGAACAGCTGTAAGAAGTATGGATCCAAAAGAAACTGTAAATAGACTTTTAAAAAATCCAAAAATTCAAGAATTATTGCTTGATGATGAAATAAAACTAACATGTTCTATTAGTCCTTATGCCTTTATAAGGAATTGGAATTTTCGGATAGAGATATCTGTAGGGAAAAACAATTGGACACTTTGGGGAATCTTGGGAGAATATGGAAAAGGTTTTAGTGAAGATGCGGCAAGGGCTTCTGCTTTAATGGAAATAGTAGAAAGATATTCAGCTTTAGCAAACTTTTCTAATAACAAGTCTATTGGTTATAAAAAGGAATTTAAATTAATTAAAGCTAGATATAGTGATTTAATAGAAAAAGGATATCATGTTTTAGATCCAAATAAAATGAATCTTGAAATCCCTTATGAAAACCAAGAGCTATATTGGATTATTGCAGAAGAAGTTGATGAAATGGGCAGTCATGAGATTTATATACCAGCACAATTTGCCTTTCTTATTTCTTCAGGAAATTTTGATGAGATAGATATTTATAGTCAAGGCACTTCTACAAATGGTTTAGCTTCAGGAAATACAATAGAAGAAGCAAAACTTACTGCTTTATTGGAATATATAGAGAGAGATTCAGAAAAAGTCAGTTTATTTTCATTAGATAGATGTTTTTTATTAGAAGCAAAAGACCCAATTATTAGCAATATTTTAGATGCTTGGAGGAAAAGGGGTGTACATATATATTTTTTAGATTTAACAACTGAATTGGGAATTCCTTGTTACAGAGCCTTTTTTATACATAAAAGAGGTGGAATTTCAAGAGGTTGGGGAGCACATCTAAATGGAAAGATTGCTATTAATAGGGCATTATGTGAATTAACCTGTAGATATTTTTTATATGGAGATTATTCAACAATACCTTTAACAGATGGAGTTCAAATAAAAAAATATGAAGAACTTCCAAATTATTCTTCAGGAGATGTAAATAAGGATTTATGGATGTTAGAAAAATTATTGTTGATGAATGGTTTTCATCCAATTTATGTAAATTTAACAAAAGAAGACTTAGATATTCCTGTTATAAGGACAATAGTACCAGGCTTAGAAATGTTACCTGACTTAGATAGGTATTCCAGTTTTAACAAAAGATTATTCAAAAACTATTTAAGAATTGTCCAAAAGTGA
- a CDS encoding mannose-1-phosphate guanylyltransferase/mannose-6-phosphate isomerase has product MKVFILAGGSGTRLWPLSRESYPKQFLKINKNASLLQQTIHHFLNLVVPEDLIIITNQNYFFHVKSNLREMGLNIPHILLEPIGRNTAPAIALGIKYCQEVLSCSSKEVILVSPSDHIVSPEEKFLNYLKKGILVAEKGYVVTFGVKPLKPETGYGYIKLGEKKDGFYTVETFIEKPGIEKAKEFVSSGNYYWNAGIFAFQLDTILKEFQQHVPDIFQFFKQELEIMKKQFVKMPTISIDYAIMEKSKRLAVIPMKLSWNDVGCWDAVYDVLKKDKKRNTKIGDVVTIDTKSSFILGQRLIAAIGLKNILVVETPDAILIAKRGETQKVKEIVKKLKDTGRKEYIEPITVHRPWGSFTVLEEGERYKIKKIVVYPGGRLSLQMHYHRSEHWVVVRGTAKVRIGDKEMYVRENESVYIPKTTLHRLENPGRVNLEIIEVQNGEYIGEDDIVRFEDDYERI; this is encoded by the coding sequence ATGAAAGTATTTATCCTTGCTGGAGGTAGTGGTACTCGACTTTGGCCCCTTTCTCGTGAGTCCTATCCAAAGCAATTTTTAAAAATTAATAAAAATGCTTCTTTACTTCAGCAAACCATTCATCATTTCTTGAATCTTGTTGTTCCAGAAGACTTGATAATCATTACTAACCAGAATTATTTCTTTCATGTAAAATCAAATTTACGGGAAATGGGACTTAATATACCTCATATTCTCCTTGAACCTATCGGGAGAAATACTGCACCAGCTATTGCTTTAGGGATAAAATATTGTCAAGAAGTATTGAGTTGTTCTTCTAAAGAAGTAATTCTTGTCTCTCCTTCTGATCATATAGTTTCCCCAGAAGAAAAATTTCTTAATTATCTTAAAAAGGGAATTTTGGTAGCAGAAAAGGGTTATGTTGTTACTTTTGGGGTTAAACCTTTAAAGCCAGAGACTGGTTATGGTTATATTAAATTAGGAGAAAAAAAGGATGGGTTTTATACAGTTGAAACATTTATTGAAAAACCAGGGATTGAAAAGGCAAAGGAATTTGTTTCTTCAGGAAATTATTATTGGAATGCTGGTATTTTTGCCTTTCAATTAGATACTATTTTAAAGGAATTTCAACAGCATGTTCCAGATATTTTCCAATTTTTTAAACAAGAATTAGAGATAATGAAAAAACAGTTTGTTAAAATGCCTACTATTTCTATTGATTATGCTATTATGGAAAAGTCTAAAAGATTGGCAGTAATTCCTATGAAACTTTCTTGGAATGATGTAGGTTGTTGGGATGCTGTTTATGATGTTTTGAAAAAGGATAAAAAAAGGAATACAAAAATAGGTGATGTAGTTACCATTGATACAAAAAGTTCTTTTATTTTAGGACAACGTTTAATTGCTGCTATTGGCTTAAAAAATATTTTGGTAGTAGAGACCCCTGATGCCATCCTTATTGCTAAACGTGGTGAGACACAGAAAGTAAAAGAAATAGTAAAAAAATTGAAAGATACTGGAAGAAAGGAATACATTGAACCTATTACCGTTCACCGTCCTTGGGGTAGCTTTACAGTATTAGAAGAAGGAGAGAGATATAAGATTAAAAAGATTGTAGTTTATCCTGGAGGAAGATTAAGTCTTCAGATGCATTATCATCGGAGTGAGCATTGGGTAGTTGTTCGAGGTACAGCCAAAGTGAGGATTGGAGATAAAGAAATGTATGTAAGAGAAAATGAAAGTGTTTATATTCCTAAAACCACACTTCATCGTTTAGAAAACCCAGGTCGAGTTAATCTAGAGATTATAGAAGTTCAAAATGGCGAATATATTGGTGAAGATGATATTGTTCGTTTTGAAGATGATTATGAACGAATATAA
- a CDS encoding potassium channel protein has translation MSDLRQIIKCIILFNFIILLGICGYIFIERWSFLDALYMTIITLTTVGFGEVHPLTPAGRVFTLIFILCGVGVAAYVFTTIGRILLEGYLKRVFGRKTMERRIKSLKHHYIVCGYGRIGRHVCKELSQYKIPIVVVEKNTNLLEDIEEHGFLYVHGEATREEVLIKAGIKNAAGLIAVAGSDADNVYIVLTAKELNPKLNIISRAGEEDAVKKLLRAGANKVIAPYEIGARKIARMVTHPLVTDFIELTVYRGIELQMGEIPIGEKAEIKNVSLKDSGLRQRFDVIVVAVRKATGEMIFNPSPETIIDSGDILIILGKSENLKKLEEVMDSASFYTHRHIL, from the coding sequence ATGTCTGATCTTAGACAAATTATTAAGTGCATAATCTTATTTAATTTTATTATCTTATTAGGAATTTGTGGTTATATCTTTATTGAAAGATGGTCTTTTTTAGATGCTCTTTACATGACAATTATTACTCTTACCACAGTAGGTTTTGGTGAAGTACATCCTCTTACTCCTGCAGGAAGAGTTTTTACTTTAATTTTTATTCTATGTGGTGTGGGTGTAGCAGCATATGTGTTTACTACCATAGGTCGCATTTTATTAGAAGGTTATTTAAAACGGGTATTTGGGAGGAAAACAATGGAAAGGAGAATAAAATCTTTAAAACATCACTATATTGTTTGTGGATATGGTCGTATTGGTCGGCATGTTTGTAAGGAACTTTCTCAATATAAAATACCTATTGTGGTTGTAGAAAAAAATACTAATTTGTTAGAAGATATTGAAGAACATGGTTTTCTTTATGTTCATGGAGAGGCTACTCGTGAAGAGGTGTTAATAAAAGCTGGTATAAAAAATGCTGCTGGGCTTATAGCTGTAGCAGGTTCTGATGCTGATAATGTTTATATTGTTTTAACAGCAAAAGAATTAAATCCAAAATTAAACATTATAAGCCGGGCTGGGGAAGAGGATGCAGTAAAAAAATTATTACGTGCAGGAGCGAATAAAGTGATTGCGCCTTATGAAATTGGAGCAAGGAAAATTGCCCGTATGGTAACTCATCCTTTAGTAACAGATTTTATAGAATTAACTGTTTATCGAGGTATTGAATTACAAATGGGAGAGATTCCTATTGGTGAAAAAGCGGAAATAAAAAATGTTTCTCTTAAAGATTCAGGTTTAAGACAAAGGTTTGATGTTATTGTAGTTGCTGTAAGAAAGGCAACAGGTGAAATGATTTTTAATCCTTCACCAGAAACAATCATTGATTCTGGGGATATTTTAATTATATTAGGTAAGTCAGAAAATTTAAAAAAACTTGAGGAGGTAATGGATTCAGCCTCATTTTATACCCATCGCCATATCCTTTAA
- a CDS encoding rRNA pseudouridine synthase: MKQRLQKILSRAGITSRRKAEALIQAGRVKIDGKIVTSLGTKADPEKQIIEIDGKCLVFPPLLYIMLYKPRYYLTTLYDPKGRPKVTDLLKQIPVRIFPVGRLDFDAEGLLLLTNDGDFANLLIHPRYKIPKTYLVKVKGIPKYWELKKFKEGIDLEEGKTLPAKVKLISILKHNAWIELTIHEGRYRQIKRMCAAIGHPVLRLKRIQIGSLKLGNLKPGEYRFLTEKEIKKLKDMAMGIK; the protein is encoded by the coding sequence ATGAAACAAAGACTACAAAAAATACTTTCACGGGCTGGTATTACCTCTCGCCGTAAGGCAGAAGCATTAATTCAAGCAGGGAGAGTAAAAATAGATGGAAAGATTGTCACATCATTAGGAACAAAAGCAGATCCAGAAAAACAAATCATTGAAATAGATGGAAAATGCCTTGTCTTCCCCCCACTTCTTTACATTATGCTTTATAAACCTAGATATTATCTTACCACACTTTATGACCCAAAAGGTAGACCAAAAGTAACAGACTTATTAAAACAAATCCCGGTAAGAATATTTCCTGTTGGAAGATTGGATTTTGATGCTGAAGGGCTTCTTTTATTAACAAATGATGGTGACTTTGCTAATCTGCTAATTCATCCTCGTTATAAAATTCCAAAGACATATTTAGTGAAAGTAAAAGGTATTCCAAAGTATTGGGAGTTAAAAAAATTTAAAGAAGGAATAGATTTAGAAGAAGGAAAAACATTACCTGCAAAAGTAAAACTCATAAGTATTCTTAAACACAATGCTTGGATTGAATTAACTATTCATGAAGGGCGTTATCGACAAATTAAAAGGATGTGTGCTGCTATAGGTCATCCTGTATTACGCTTAAAACGTATTCAAATAGGGTCTTTAAAACTTGGGAATTTAAAACCAGGTGAATACCGATTTCTCACTGAGAAAGAGATAAAGAAATTAAAGGATATGGCGATGGGTATAAAATGA
- the scpB gene encoding SMC-Scp complex subunit ScpB — MNLKAVLEALLFVADTPLTLSKFKKILKEYSVKDIKQALKALQADYQSPEHGIELVEVAGGFRLQTKAEFRSYIVSLKQKSPFRLSRSALETLAIIAYRQPITRKEIEAIKGVDVSMSLKTLLKLNLIKTAGRKQGSTALLYVTTAYFLEVFGLKDLSELPKLTDLS, encoded by the coding sequence ATGAATCTTAAGGCAGTACTTGAAGCACTTTTATTTGTAGCAGACACCCCTTTGACGCTTAGTAAATTTAAAAAAATACTTAAAGAATATAGTGTTAAAGATATCAAACAAGCATTGAAAGCACTACAGGCAGATTATCAATCCCCAGAACATGGAATAGAATTAGTAGAGGTAGCAGGAGGATTTCGTTTGCAAACAAAGGCTGAATTTCGTTCTTATATAGTTTCACTTAAACAAAAATCCCCCTTTCGGCTAAGTCGGTCTGCCTTAGAAACTTTAGCTATTATTGCTTATCGTCAACCTATTACACGTAAAGAAATAGAGGCTATAAAAGGGGTAGATGTTTCTATGAGTTTAAAAACTTTACTTAAACTCAATTTAATAAAAACTGCTGGTAGAAAACAGGGCAGTACTGCACTTCTTTATGTTACTACTGCTTATTTTTTAGAAGTATTTGGACTTAAAGATTTATCTGAACTTCCTAAATTGACTGATCTTTCATAA